agtgttcaacatgtcaaatctatccttgagatggtctctaaattcaggtgggatatactcaaggttatagtTTGGCTCTCCTGGATGTGTTCTAattgtcttcagcttcaacttgaacttgcatttgagcaattgatggtatttctgcagtcagcccctggccttgttcttactgatattGAGCTGTTCcattgtctttccacagatgtagtcaatttgattcctgtttattccatctggtgaggtccacgtgtataattgccatttatgttgttgaaagatggtattttcaatgaagaagtcattggtcttgcaaaattctatcataccatctccagcattgtttccatcaccaaggccatattttccaactaccgatccttctttgtttccaaccttcatattccaatcgccagtaattatcaattcatcctgattgcatgtttgatgaatttcatactgtagaagttggtgaacatcttcaatttcctcatctttggcatcagtgcttggtgtgtaaatttgaataatacttatattaactggtcttccctgtaagcatatggatattttcctatcactgacagccctgTACTTGagaatatatcttgaaatgttctatttgacaatgaatggaacaccattcctcctcTTCATTCCCAGCaaagtaaaccatatgattgtctgatttaaaatggccaataccagtccatttcagctcactaatgcctatgatatctaTGTTTACGCATTCtacttatttttgatgacttctaatttttccTAGATTTGTGCTTCCTacgttccacattccaattattaatggatgtttgcagctgttgtttttgagtcgtgccacttcagcagataaaggtcccaaaagtttgacttcatcctcatcattaaggtcagctcttctttgaggaggcagctcttccccagtcaccttttgagtgccttgcaacctgagggcctcatatTCTGGGGCAATATCAGACAGTGCTCCGCTGCTATACCTAAGGTTATCACTATTcacttttttcagaaatagactgccaggtccttcttcctagtcttagtctggaagctcagctgaaacctgtccaccatgggtcaccctgcttGTATttcaataccagtggcatagcttccagcatcacagcaacaggcaagcccccacagtaagataAACTGAGAGACAAGTGGGGAATGTGACGTATACATGGCAAATTAATCACACTTCCTCATTGTGGCCATAACAAACTGATTAGATTCCAAATCCTGGGCGTGTGCGGCTGTGCAGCCAGTGCTTCTTGTTTGGCCGGAGGGAACTCTGGTTGAATTAACAGGCCCTTATTTTTTACTGAGttagtctggagccctggtggagcagtggctaagcatttggtCGTTGAccaggtcggcagttggaatccaccagccgctccttggaaactctatgaggcagttctattctgtcctataatagggtcactatgagtcggaatccactcagtggcaatgattttgttttgttttttctacatCTACTGGGATATGTGTTCAGAGGCAGAAAGTTTACATTTCTTCCCTTATTTTCTGATCATACAACATGCCAATACAAGCTAGAGTCTatgtaataaaaatgataaattccAGCTAATGGCCCGTTTATTTCAACCAAAAAATGCTGGACCCTCTTTTAGAGGCTGATTTAAGGATGTTTAACCTAAGGGTTGGTTAATAAATATTCAGCAGGATTTTGAAGAGCTGAAGGAACCGTGCATTGAAATTGGAATGAAGAGACGATTACAAGAGGAACCCTAGTTTTGGCACTGATTCTTGTGTAGCCTCATCTTCTGCAGGCCTCCCCCAAGCGGGACAGTTAGTTTAACCTGATGTGAAAAAACAGCTGCTTTGGAACCTATTAAGAATATCCTCATTGATTCTTCCTTGGGTTGAAGAATTTGAGGGATGAATGAACCAGGGTTATCGCAACCTGCCTTGTAAATTCTTTTCTCCCTGTAAGCTAAGTGATGTGTTCTTGCTATTGGCATACTCCCAAAACCTTTCGTTTGGGGCGACGTCTTCCTCTAAAGAGTTTCAAAAGTGACTGGAGCAGTGCCTCGGTCACTACTAACCTGTTACCTGGCACACTTTCACAACAGTCTGATGCCAAAAACAGACACTACACAGAACAACTTTATCTCGGAAAGGTCTTTAATATCCACAGGAGGAGAGAAACGCCTCCCCGCCCTCCACTCCCCTGAGAATGAATGGcttacagacaaaaccaagggtCACTGCCCGGCGCCTTCTCTACTCTCTACCGCGGGAAATTCTTGGGGTACAGCTGGAAGAGCTTGCCCTCCTGTGTGGGCTCGAAGCCGTACTTTTCCAGGTTCTCGGAATCGAACGTCCCCTCTTTAAAGTCCTTTTCAACAGCAGGGGCAACCGCTTCCAGAAAGAGCTGTTGGGCCGTCAGGGGGGTTTCCGCGCCCGCGGGGGCGCGGTAGTTGACGTAGGGCTTGAGCCTGAAGCCGGTCAGGTCCGGGACCACCAACTCCGGGACCATCTCCTTTATCAGCACGAACTTCCGGCCCGGGGCGTGCACGCCGGTGCCCTTGGCGCCCCGGCCCTTGTTGAAGGTGCGCGGCCCGCGCTTGCTCGTCCACCTGCTCATTCGGTCTGCGCCCCGGACCAGGGCGCGGCTCACGCCGCTCAGCAAGCCCATGCCGCCGCCTGTGGACGAGGGGCGTCAGGCGGGCGGCGCCCAGGATGGGCGCGGCTCCCCGGGGTACGAGGGCGGGACTGCCGCCCCCGGGCTCCGCGCTCCCCGGCCCGGCGCGCGCCCCCCACGCGCCCCCGGCCCCGCGCTGTGGCCCCTCTCCGCTCACCGAACCGGCCCCGCGCTGTGGCCCCTCTCCGCTCACCGAACCGGCCCCGCGCTGCCTCCCCGGCCTGCGAAGCCCTGGGCCCGCGCCGGGTCCCCGACCGCGCTCCTCTTCCTGCCGACAGCAACGCGGCCCGGCTCTGCAGCTACTGTAGCTCCGATTGGCTGTGGCCGTCCACCCAATGAGCAGCCTCAACCCTGCGAGGGGCGGGACTGGATGGAGACTCGGCCAATGCGCGGGGAAATCCGGGTCAGGGGGCGGTACCGTCTCTGACTGGTGTGAGGCGGGGGCGGGGCGCCGGCGGGGCGGGGCgccggcgggggcggggccgAGGACGGGTCGTCGCCCTTTGCCCCGTCCTCGCCGCTGGAACCCAGCCGTGAGCCGCCTCCGGCTCCCGATTCTCCGGCCCATCCGTGCCCGCCGGGCACTACCGGGCGCCAGCGTCCGTGGCCCCAGTCACCCCGGCAGGGCTGGCCCTGACCCCGATCCCGCGGCGCTCGTCTGCCTCCGCGGCGGTGTGCCGCTTCCGGGCGGGTCCTGTTCGCGTCGAGCTGCCCGCCGAGGTGCTGCCGCAGGGTCTTGTGCCGCGGGGCCCTGCCCTCCGGGGTCTTGACCCGCTGGGCCCTGGCCTCTAGTGCCCGCAGCCCCGAAGGAGACTCGTCTCAGAGCCAAAGGCGCCGCGTGGGCAGCAGCGCCAGGGCCCCGACGTGGGCAGGGAGTGAGCGCGCAGTAACGGGGCGCGGCCGCCTGGGCTGCAGTTTATGGGGCGCTTCTCTGGGGGATTGTGACGAGACGGCCCTGCCTCTGCCCCTGTTCTGAGGAGCCTGGGAGCCAAAGGGAAGCCCGCTAGCTGCCAGGGGCTCCGCACCGGCGTCAGTGACCTGGCTGCTGGCCCCCGGGGGGCCGGGCTGGGCAGCGATTTGGGGTGGTCACCACGTTCCTCGCCCTCTGTGGCCAGCACACCGTCACACGGCCAGGATTGGATTGTCCCGGGCGGGAAACAGCAGCCTCCCCACCCACCTGAGCGGTGCGGCCCCTCCTCGGCCGGCCCTTCCCTTACCAGCTGCCCAGACCTGCACGCAGCCGCGCCCCCTCCCCGGACCCGCTGGGAGCCCCGCCCCGGACCCGCTGGGAGCCCCTCCCCTGACCCGCTGAGAGCCCCGCCCCGGACCCGCTGAGAGCCCCGCCCCGGACCCGCTGGGAGCCCCGCCCCTGACCCGCTGAGAGCCCCGCCCCGGACCCGCTGGgagccccgccccctccccggaCCCGCTGGGAGCCCCGCCCCGGATCCGCTGAGAGCCCCTCCCCTGACCCGCTGAGAGCCCCGCCCCGGACCCGCTGGGAGCCCCGCCCCTGACCCGCTGAGAGCCCCGCCCCGGACCCGCTGGgagccccgccccctccccggaCCCGCTGGGAGCCCCGCCCCGGATCCGCTGAGAGCCCCTCCCCGGACCCGCTGGGAGCCCCGCCCCAGACCCGCTGAGAGCCCCGCCCCGGACCCGCTGGgagccccgccccctcccctgaCCCGCAGGGAACCGGGTCAGTGACTTGGCCACCGGTCAGGCTCTCAGGAGCCACGTGAGAACTGTTGTGGGACTAAACCAGCTGCGTTTTGGGGAGAGCAGAATTCTTCGCTAGGATTTCCTTTCAGTGAAAAAAAACTGACTTGGAAAGGAACCCGGGGAAACACTACTGGTGGGGTGTTTGCTCATCCCCACCTGCGGGTCACCTTGACCGTGTTTTGATTTTAGCCATGGAGAACAACTCCGACACCTGTGCAGAGGTAAGGAACCAGGGCTCAGCGATAAGTCACACTGTGCTGTTTCCCAGTGTGGGGACCCTTCCAGACAAGGAGAACAGGCTCTCTTAGGGCTGTTCTGTTTCTTTCCTCTGGAACCCTATACCCTTTGGAGCCCACTGGTGTGAAAATGGTTTGGGGCCCTTTGCCACTACCTGTCAAAGCTGGCACCTGTCCTAAACAGCGCACTCTCCCCAGTGCTGACAGTGGGTGTGGCCGCTGGACACTGGGAGACCTGCTTCTTCCTCGAGGTTGCAGTGCCCTTTCTGACCATCCCTTGTGACGGGGCGGCTCACTTTTTCGCAGTCTGACACCTGTAGCTGCTTCCCAAAGGCCTTTCCTCCTAAGCCAAGACCTTAGATCAGAGAAAGTGATGGAGATCACCCATTTCAACCCCTGCCTTGGAGCAGCTCGGCTTTTCAGGCTTTTCATTGTTGGGCGTGGCTGTGCGTGCGCTTCTGCAGCCAGACTGGTGGGTCCCTGGGGGCTGGTGAAGGCAACACTGTGTTTGTTGGGCCCCATTCGCTGAGTGGGCCTTCAGGGCTGGCAGAGGTGACCCTGTGTTTGCCGAGCTGGGCATCCCTCACTGCCTCCCAGGCTGGTCCTGGGCTGAGCCTTCTGCACGCCTGTTTAATCTGTGGGTGCAAAGTTCTCATTCAATGTGCTTCTTCGAGTGCTTTCTGTCCCATGGGCTCTCTGCCAGGCAGCGGTGTTGTCCAGCTCTCCAGAATACGGGGCAAGCTCCTGTGCCCTTGGCACTGGAGTCTTCTGGAAGGACCCACAGGTGCCCCCCACAGGTGCTCAGGTGGCTGCAGGGGACAAGCTTTAGGCAACAGAAAAAGGGCACTGGTGGCTCTCAGAGATCTTTgcttctttgtcttcttggggaTTGGCCCGCACCCCAGATGCCCACCCATTTGTCGTTCTCCGCCCATTACTCTCTCGGGGGAGCGTGGCTCACAGGCCTCCTTTGCTGCCTGTGTGCTTCGCCTGTGAGCTGGCAGTTGTATTCTCAGACTCCAGAAGTTCCAGACCACGGGCTCAGGCGGCCATGCAGTCGAGTGCTCACAGCACCCTGGGGGACAGCCTTCGCTTCCCTGGGGTCCCAGAGGCATCTTTCATGTCTGGAAGCAGAGGCCCAGATGGGTTTACAGGCATCTGATCTTAAGGACCTGCCCCACGGGTGGTGGAAGAAAGGCTGCTCTAGGGGGTTCTCTATAGGTGGACTCAGAGAGCCTCAGCATTTCCCACAGACACTTCTTTCTGGGCGTCTCAGGGCTGCTGACTTTCTTCCTCACGTCCATTCTGTTCTTGCTGCCCGGGCCAAGCCTCCGAGCTGTGTGTAGGGATGCCAGCGATGGCCCGACATTGTCTCATCCTCGCCCTGTCCCTCTCCACTCTCTCCCTGCTCCCCCGCATCTCACCCCCTGACCCTGGCTGTGCCTCTGCTCCAGGGTGCCTTCTGTCTGGGCTCCACCTTGCACTCCTGGGGGCTGCAGCTCATGGAAGAGAACTTGCAGTCGTCTATGGTGAGCATCTCACGGGCTTCTGGGGTGATAGGCGACTGGGCAGGGCAGATGGGTCCGTGTTCTACTGCACCCCTACCCGCGCCCATCTTTCTACCCTGGCCAGTGGGCAGGGGCTACGTGGCAGCCTTGGTGACCTGTGCTCAACCCGATCTCTCTTGCCCAGCTCATCGGGGTTGTCATCGGGGCTGCCCTGGTCCTCGTCAGTGGCTGCATCTTCTTCATGTACAGAAGGGTAAAACAGTCTCGTGAGTATCTCAGACTGGCTCCGGCTCTGGGGAGAGGGCGGAGGGCTTGGGGAGTAGGGTGTCTTTTAGTGGTGTTTGAGCTCCTGGGAGGAGCCCTGAAGCCAGCAGCGGCTTTTGTTGGAAAGTGGCGTCCTGTCCTGGTTCAGGATGGGGCATCAGGTGAGGAAGCTGAGCTGCTCGgagctgtgtcccatgcttgcagCCCGAGCCTGGCTCCAGTGATGAGAGGAGGCTGTCCTCTCACCTGAGCGAGCATCTGGCTGGCCTTTGCCCTAACGTGGTGCTCAGTGAGGGCCCTCTGCCTCGCTCCCTTCCAGGACAGCTGCAGCCTGCCGCTCCACAGTACAGGTTCCGCAAGAGGGACAAGGTGATGTTCTACGGCCGGAAGATCATGAGGAAGGTAAACTAACGGCCGAGGGTCGCAGCGCAGGGTGGTGGGGCCGCCTGCTTGTCCCCATGGCCCATGTAGGGCAGGGCTTGGGGGTGCACTGCCTCCCCCAGTCTTGCCAGCACCTGTGAACAGGAAACTTTGCCTCCTACCCCAGAGACTGCGGACTGAAGCTGGCCCTGGGGGGAGGGCTGGTGGCTCAGTGCAGGTTCTCAGGAGCCCCTGCCCCTGACATGAAGATGGGGGGACCTGTAGTGCAGATGCTGAGGATGGTCCCCGATGGAGTGGGAATGTGTTGGGCAGAGGATGTGGTCTGGAAGCACTGGGGCTGCTTCGGAGAGTGCGGACATACAGGAGGCTGCTCCTCCCTCAGTGCCTGCTTTAAGGAGGAAAGAGGACTGAGAAACACTCCTGAGACCAGTGGGTGCGGAGTGCCTCTTGCCCCCCAGGGTCCTGGTTCTGGCAGGCACTGAGATTGGGGGTGTCCACCAGGATTGGGAGGCCGAGCTGTGGGGAGCTGGCTCCTGGGGTTTGGGGTCCAAGCTGTTGGGGGTGTGTGGGTCCGTGCAGTTGGCCTCACCTCAGTGTCTCACGTGCCTGGAGCCAGTAAATGCAGAGCTCAGTCTGTGAAGAGGGCCCAGTAGCCCACGGGCCAGGGCTCAGGTTTCCACCTGTCCTCACCTCTGGCTGCAGGAGGCCTTGCCCAGCCCCTTCTGCCGAGGGAGGCTCAGCACACCATCCAGAGGTTTTGTTGAAACCATGCATACCCATGTAGCTAAGAACCAGGGCTTCAAGCGGATTCCTCCTGGGTTAGTCCAGGGCTTCAAGCTGATTCCTCCCAGGTTAGTCGTGGCTGAGGAAGTGAAACTGacttagattttttaaatttggttgcTTTGGGACAGTAACCAGAACAGGAGAAATTACAGGTCGAATCTCTGCTGGAAACCTGATCTCCGCCTTTGAAGACAGGAGCAGGGCGTGTGGCACAGCAACCACAGCTCTCGCCCGCAGGGTTCCGTGCAGTGGGAGGCAGCGGTGCCCAGCTCAAGATGGCTGCCGACGCGCGGCTCTGAGTGGATCGCTGTTCCTATCCCTGCCAGTGATCCAGTCTCCTGCATCAGGCTTCTAAAGGGGCTTGCTAcacttctgagtctcccattccagggcttcgaccCATCACTTCTCCCGTTCTCAATACTGTTCCGGATCACCCAGATTATACAAATTTGAGTCTGTTTTGGTTTTGCTCTGTTGGCCATGACTGAGttggtttgaactggttcagaGCCCTGTTAAGAACAGCTTTCACATGTTGCTTCTCTCTGGTTTCCACATTTGTTCATGGACTTTGTGGAAAGCTCAAACCACCAGAAAGGAAGGTGCCTAAATGTAGAAGAAGGAAGATAAACCCAGGCTGCACAGGCCACTCCCTGTGTCCCCTCCCACAGTGGCCCTGTCTTGGTGCTGGGCTGGGTGCCAGTGTGGGAGGGGCTGTGTATATGTGGTGGGGCCACATGGTGACACTGAGGCGTGGTACTGCCCCTGACGCTGTGGCCAGTGACCCCGCAAAGGGCTGAGCCCCTACCAAGAAGGGCAGGAACGTGGTGAAGGGTGGTGGGAGGATAGCTTGCCGGGGGCCCAGGGCCTCCGCACCCCCAGCCTTCAACTCTGGGCAGTCGGATTGGTGTGGACTGTGAAGAAGGGGGCAAACGACATTCTGGACATGGACAGGTTGTGCAGAGACCCCTGCTGGAGGGGGCGCAGTGCCTGGGGGAGTGAAGTGGTAGATGGTGCCAGGCGTTGGGGCTACGGCAGGGGCTGCATGACAAGGGAGCAAGAGTTTGGGGCAGCAGAGGAGCCTTCTGGGCAGAAGGAGCCGCAGGCCAAGACGAGGAGCTCTGAACAGCATGTCTGTCTGGGGACAGTGGGCTCTCTGCTGGGCCTGAGGTTAGTGAGTGCCATCAGCAGCAGCAGTCCTTGGTCCCCATGACTGCCTGTCTCTCACAGTTGGGGCTCAGGTGGGTGGCCAGGCAGCTCTGGGGTGGCTGGGCTGGGAGGGTGATGGCCCCGGTGGTCCTGACCCTGCACCTGAGAACTGGGTCCAGCCATTCTCTTGGTGTCCTCTCTGCTCTGTAGGTGACCACCCTCCCCCACACGCTTGTAGAGAGCAGCGCTGCACCCCGGCAGCGGGTGAAGAAGAGGACCAAGGTGCTGTCTCTGGCCAGAAGGTATTGGGCCTTACCCTCCAGACCCACACTCAGCCCAGCTGTGTCCCCACCGCCCCCGCAGGTGCTGCAGGGCTGCAGGAGGGATGGCTGCTGCCCTCAGCACCCTGCTCTGCCTTAGGTCAGGGCTTGAGTCCACTGCTGTTTGCTTGAACCCCTCAGGGGTCCTAAAGATGGGTGTTTATGCTTTCTAGGATCCTGCGCTTCAAGAAGGAGCACCCTACTCTGCAACCCAAGGAGCCCCCACCCTCCCTGCTGGAAGCGGATCTCACGGAGTTCGACCTCAAGAGCTCTCGCCTGCCCTCGGAGGTCCTGTACCTGCTGCAGAACGTTAGGTGAGAGGGAAGGTCGAGCACGTGGCCTGCTGGGCAGCAGTGCCTCCTTCCCGCCTCACCTGGGAGGGTGTCCTTCCAGGGTCCTGGGCCACTTTGAGAAGCCACTGTTTCTGGAGCTGTGCAAGCACATGGTGTTCGTGCAGCTGCAGGAGGGCGAGTACATGTTCCGGCCAGGGGAACCGGACAACAGCGTGTATGTGGTACAGGACGGCCGGCTGGAGGTCTGCATCCAGGACACGGTGAGGCGCCCATGGTGGGGCTGGAGGCTGTGTGAGGCCTGTTGTGTTTTCACTGAGAGGCCCGCCATCATCGACTTTTAAACTGATTCTTTGGGAAAAGGCACGCCTTCGGTGGAACGTCCTAACACAACTGCTACTTTAGTTTTTGCTAATTACCTTTTGCTGTTCTGCACAGGTATACCTTTTCTTAAATGGGTTCAGTAGTGGTATTTACATGGTTTTGTTTCTGCATTTTCACCTGatgtattttaaacatttttagggGTTTCTTACGTACTGCCGTGATCACTTGAACCCTACTTTCAGGTTTCTGcttacaaattattttaattttaagaaaataactaaTGTAACAATTTTTCGTGCCTCTCTTATGTCATCTGAACCATGATTGCTGGGTGGCAGCCAGGTCTACCTCCCAGGTCTTTTGAGGCGTGTTGCTTCCCAGAGGGGTCATGGCGGCGTGTGAGCCCAGGCTTCTGCCACTTGTCACCTATTTATGGTGAATTCTCCAAGTGCTGGGCTTTTTCCAGCAGCCGCCCAGCCACAGGCACGTGTTCTCTCAGATGTGCCCCACCCTTGTCCTGGAGAGGGTCATAAGGCGATGCCTCACTGTCTTTTTGGGTTTCTAAACCAAAGGTGTTTTCTGGGAGGAGTTTTGATTCTCACATTTGGGGGTCAGTCTGAGGCTGGACTCAATGGGATTAGCAAGGAAGCAGCCCCCATCTGGCCTGGGAAGTCAGGGCTGTGAGCACTAGGGGGCCTGAGACCTGTCCCAGTCCAGAAAGACTGGAGTTGCCTATCTTGGCCTTGGGATAGATGGAGGGTGTCCATGCAGGAGGGTGGTCGCCTACAGAGCAGAGAGGACAGCAGGCTTGGACGCGTTCACTAAGAACCTCTCTGGCTCAAGCTGAGACAGAGGTCCTGTATGAAATCTTCAAAACTGCACAGTTTTATTTCTCTTCCTGTCTCCTTGAAGATTATGTCAAACGCTGTTACTTATACTGACAACTGAATTTTTCTGTCTCAAAGGCCAGAAAAGAACTGGTGTTTTGAAATTTAGCCTCAATCTGTCTGACAAAGGCCAGGGTGTAGGTTGAGACTTTGGTCTGAGGTGGTTACATCTCTTCATGCCTGTTAGTCACCTCATTTTCCTACCCTCAAATTTCCGGGGAGTCCGGTGTGAGTGTATGTCCTCTACCCTCCCTCCAGCTCTTGTTTGGTGGGGCCACCCTGGGACTGGAGGTGTCTGCCTGTGGGCTTTCAGCTGGGAGGCTTTGCTCTCTGGGGCACCAGGCTGAGCCCTGACTGGACTTGGGCATACAGACAGACAGCCTACAAGGGCATATGGACAGACAGCCCTGTTTTTCACTTCATGCACAGGATGGTACCGAGGTGGTGGTCAAGGAGGTCTTGGCAGGAGATAGTGTTCACAGCCTCCTCAGCATTCTGGACATCATCACTGTGagtactgcccagccctgtggctCAGTCCCCAGACTCCTGTGACTCTGTCCTGCCCAGATGGCAGGTCCCTTACGGTGACACGGTCAGGCTTGGTCTTGGCAGAAGGGCCCCTTGTTCTGGCAGCAGAAGCTAAGGCGGTAGACGTGGGGCAGCTTGGACAGGACATCAAGAAGGGCTGGGCGCTTGCTGTCTTTTAAGTGGTTACATTTTAGACTGGGTAATACCTGTGCCTGTGGTGGAAATGAGCTCTTCCTGTGCTCAGCCCCTGGGCCTCTCCTGGGAGGGAGGGGGTGTGCGCTGCGATTAGGGCTGGGGAGTCAGGCCAGGTCCGCAGGGAGCTGCTTCCTCTGAGAGGAAGGGAAGTTTGAGAGAAAACGCCTTCTGACGTGTGGTTTGTTCACCGTCTCCGATGACGTTTCTGCCTCATCAAACATTTGTGTTGTAGTTGTTTAAATTACTATCAAGTAACATGGACAAACTCTAAAAACATGGTTGGATGTTTGTAAGTAGGAGTTGCCTGTTGGACCTCGCCCACCCTGAGGAAAACCATTTTCACTCTCTTAGGTGTCCTTTGAGCAGCCTGCTTCCATTGCTGTTCCTGAATTCTTCGGTTCTAGAGACCCTCTATTTACTCCCTGCTGAGGAAAAGGAAGCTGGGGCTTTGTCAGACCGCCAGGCacaccctcctctcctccccacctccagTAGAGTGGTGTTGGTATTGTCACTTTATATGCATCACTCACAACTGAGCCATGTagtgtactgttgttgttaggtgccgttgagtcaattccaacccatagcaacactgtgtgctgcagaatgaagcactgcctggccctgcgccatcctcacagttgtggctatgcttgagctcatcattgcagccactgtgtcaatccacctcgttgagggtattactcttttcactgaccctgaactttaccacgcatgatgtccttctccagggactgatccctcctaacaatatgtcccaagtatgtaagacatagtatcaccatccttgcttctaaggaccattctggttgtacttcttccaagacaatgtGGTGTACTAGGGTTGAATTTCCTTTTTAATCAAGTTTTTGTTTTCTCAGAATTAATAGTTGCCTCATTTTTTGGTTGCTTATCATAAATTTCCACCTGACCCCTGACAGAAATCTCTGTTAACAGTTGGACACATCAGATGCTCCATGCTGGTTATGTTTTCTTAGAGAAATCCCTCTCAGAGTTTGCCC
The sequence above is drawn from the Elephas maximus indicus isolate mEleMax1 chromosome 9, mEleMax1 primary haplotype, whole genome shotgun sequence genome and encodes:
- the MRPL41 gene encoding 39S ribosomal protein L41, mitochondrial, which gives rise to MGLLSGVSRALVRGADRMSRWTSKRGPRTFNKGRGAKGTGVHAPGRKFVLIKEMVPELVVPDLTGFRLKPYVNYRAPAGAETPLTAQQLFLEAVAPAVEKDFKEGTFDSENLEKYGFEPTQEGKLFQLYPKNFPR